CAGATCCGGTAAGTCAGTCAGCAGCCAGGAGCGCCTACCGCCCTGCCAGAGCACAGATGGCTGGGGAGGCGCGCGGATCCCAGGCCTCTCAGCGTCCCCAGAGCGCAAACAGCGGCCGGCTGGCGCCTCCCGCAGTAAGTAAGTGGCGATGCCAGGACGTACACATTCGCCAGCTACCTGTGCAAACAGCGTCCGTTCTCTCCACTGTATGATTGTCAGCTTCTTTGGTGAGTGCTGACACCAAGACAAGCATAGACAAAGTGGTCTGcacaccctcctcctcctcgctCTCCCCCACTGGCCCGGCCTTGTACTTACAAGTCCACTCTAAGAGACACCTTCTAGCCACTTGTTTTGAGTCCAAGGAAACAAAGGAAGCAGGGGTTGTGCACTGCACGAGAGAGTTAATCTCAAGTCTGCGCGAAGACAGGGAATCCCAGGGGCACCGCTGGCACGGGGAAATCAGCCTCTTCCGCCTCTCTGGACCAGCAGATTCGTGCATAAGGATGGGCGAGGGCGGAGAGGgaagcaatgaaagaaaataaaagataaaaatagggaGGAAAAGGTGAATATTTCAAGGGCCAGAGGGCGGGAGAGATGGAGCAAATTCCCGAACCTCAAGTCCAAGTTCTAGAAGTTGGGTGATAGGGTGGAGCTCCTTAGTGGGCGCGGCGGCTGTGtgtacagtttatttattttttagtttttggattTTCTGCCTTGAACAGCTAAGGATTAAACATCTACCGCAAAGATTTAGGGGATAGAAGAGAGAAGAGGCAATTGCTGGGATCAAAACTGATGCTAAAGGCAAAGTCTGAGCTAAAGTCGCTTCTCACAAACGGAATTTTCTGGGCTCTCACGCCCCGCCGCTGGGTCTCCTTTGCACAAAGCGCCCTGCGCTGGAGcgggaagtggggaggggaccAGGTCCGCAAGCCGCGGGCggagcagagagacagagaagaagtGGCAAATTATCTTAAGTGTTGATTCCCTAGGGTTGGGGGAAGCATAGTGAATGGGGCAGATCCTGTAGCCCCGACTGGCCGGCTACTTCTTCGTCATCACTGGCGGCAGAACTTACACTTAATGATCTTCTTAAACGCGTTTTGAAAGTCCTTGTTGAAGTATGCGTAAATGACCGGATTAAGCAGAGAGTTGGAGTAACCCAGCCAATTGATTATGGCGCCCAACAGCGTTGGCATGTGGCAGCTGCTCTCGCAGAAGGGCAGAACAAGAGCCACGATGAAGAAGGGCAGCCAGCAGAGGATGAAGGTGCCCATGATGATGCCCAGCGTCTTCACTGTCTTCCTCTCTCGGGCCAGGGCCATCTTGCGCTTGGCATCGTGGTTGCGCTCATTTTTCCTCTCGAAAGAGGCGGAGGCACAAGGGGTAGAACCAACCTCGCTGGGCAGAGGCAAGTGCTCTTTGGAGTTGCCCACTCGGTGCACCTCGATCACCTCTAGGGCGGCGCCATCGTCGCCTTGCCTCACCGCGCCATTGGCGCACAGAGCACCCCCTGCCTTGCTCTCCACGCCCAGCCTCCAGTTCCTGCCCCCCGACTCTCCATTCACGCTCTTCTTGGGCTGCGGGGTGGGAGATGCTCCATGACGGGTGTCGGCTCCGGTCTTCTCCACCTTTTTGACCGTCTTGCGGATGCGGAAGCGCGCAGCTCGGAATATGCGCCCATAGAGAACCAGCATGAGCAGCAGCGGGATGTAGAAAGCTCCGAAAGTGGAGTAAATAGTGTAGCCGTGGTCCTTGCTAATGGTGCATGCGTCGGGGTCCGAGCGGTCTTCCGGGGTGCGCCAGCCCAGCATGGGCGGGATAGAGATGAGGAAGCCAATAAGCCAAGTGAGCGAGATGAGCGCAGCGGCGCGCCGGGGCGTCCTCTTGTTCACGTAGTCGATGGGGTCCGTGATGGCCCAGTACCTGTCCAGCGCGATGGCGCACAAGTGCAGGATGGATGAGGTGCAGCACAGCACGTCCAGGGCGATGAACAGGTCGCAGGTGACCTGGCCCAGTGTCCACTTGTTGAGCACCTGATACAGCGCGGCCATGGGCAGCACTAACACCGACACCATGAGGTCGGTGACCGCCAAAGAGCCAATAAGATAATTGGCCACGTTCTGCAGGGAGCGCTCCAAGGCGATGGCAGCCACCACGCACGCATTGCCCAGCACCGCGCAGAAGATGAGCGTGCCCAGCAGCAGAGAGGTGATCACTTGGTAGCTGAAGGTCACGTCGGAGATACCAGTAGTGTTGCCGCCGGTCTCAAAGGGACCCGGTGATGATGTGGTGTTGTTGCCCTGACCAGGGCTGAGCACATCCATGCCTGCGCGCCCGGCGCGGGAACggggagggaagaaaaagcaGCGCGAAGATCCGCCTCGCCCCTTCCCCTGGGGTCTTCCCCCACGCTTCTCCAGGGAAGTTTCGGAGGAAGGGAATGCAGGCACCCAAGCAGGAAGTTCTTACTGCTTCAGCGAAGGTATCTCTGAGGAGCAGCTTTCAGGCGCTCCCCCGGCTCGCGCAGTCCAGCGCGTTCAGAGGCTCCAGCTGGGAAACTGGAGTTGGCCTGAAAGCAGCTCCAGGATCTCCGGGCGGCGGAGAGGTGGCTGGAACGTCTGTCTGTCGCTGTCCATTTTACTTTGCCGCTCCCAAACTGGCTGTCGGAGGAGCTGGAGTCTCTCCTCTAGCAAACAGTCTCCAATCCCAGAAATATCTAGAACGGAGAAGCCCCATCCTCCACTGTCACTCTGTGACCCTCCTCtccctgtttccttccttccctctctccccctctctcctcctctctcttctctctttctcttctgcctctttCGACCCCCTTCTCCCCACTTGCCTTCCCTTTCAGTCTCGCTCTTCCTCCTCACTTCCCTTTATTTATCCCTCTGTGAGTCGCTTCGAAAgccaggctccctccctcccattctAACCCTCCCCTCCTAATAtttccccaaccccaaccccGAGGAGTGCCTCTTTCCTCTGGGTCCCCGCCCTCCTCTCCCTCAAGCTCAGCGTCTTTGCTTTCCAGTCCCTTTTTGTCAACAGAGACTCAGAACTCACTTACACACACCGGATCCCTGTCGGTCAGACCAAGGTTGTAACAGATAAACTCCTCCTCCAATCCAGTCAAACTGGGGAGGGGGTATTCGGGGAGAGGGAATTCCGACTACTCATTGCCTCATATTATCTGTCAAATTCTTAAATCGTGTCAGCATCCCTGAGTGGCAATAGGAGATGAGTAAAGGAAGCACAGGGAGCCTGAATGGGAAGGTGAACAGTCCTGGATCAGTCTCCCAATAATTGCTAATTGAAGGAAGAAGACGGAGTGTGTCtcgtttttaaaaagttacctcCCTCCGttctcgcgccactgcactccagcctgggcgacagagcgagactccgtctcaaaacaaacaaacaaacaaacaacaacaaaaacgctACCTCCGTTATCATCTAACAGTCAGACCGGATTCTTTCGGGGAGGATACTGCCTGTgacattttttttaaccttgcgGAACTAGGAGAGAACGAAATTATAAAGGACGTGTCAAAGGACAAGGAGAGGTAAACAACTGCAACTCGAAATGAAGAACAAAACTCAATGTGATATAtattctaaacacacacacacacttttccaTCACTACTACACTTGTAATTTCAGTAACACTGTCACTTTGTGGCTAGCAAATTCAGGGATGGAAATATTTTGCATATGTGTTTTAAGTGAAGCCTGGCATTTTATATGGCCGTTTGCACTTCCTACCAGAGCCTGCAAACCTCTGGGGGAAACTTGGTGGAATCCCTGTTCGCTAGCCGGCTAGCCTCTCCTATCCCAGAAACTGGGTTCAGCACCTGGGACAGCTCTAAGCAATAAGGGTTTATGTCGCCACCTTCTGGCAAATGTTTTAGAGTGCCGTCTAGAAACCCTTATGCAGAAATAAAGCAAGTATTGAGGAAGTACAACTTCTTCTAGAAAGAGGAAGACAGTTATTAAAAGAAAAGGTAGCATTGAGTTTTGTCTCCttcctattttctttaaaaatggttttagtGCCCTCTTTTGCTCTGAATTGCTCTGAAACATATTATTATATGTTTTAGCTTCCTTCAAAAGCCTGAAGTATCTGTCATTCACAAGTTCTAACTGGCAATGCCATTTTAATAAAGCTAGGCAAACACTTTCACCTGTGTTGGTTTTAACATTTGGAAATGTTAAATCATTGAAAATAAAGATACTTACATGGGTTTGTTCTAAGCTGTTTcctttaacaagaaaaaaatttaatcacATTTGAGCATTGGTAAAGAATGGGACTTCTAAGCAACTACAGTAAACATACCATACAACATTTCATTTGTACATCCTGACTGCATGCCTGAGGTGAAAGGAAAGTGTAGAATGCAGTCTCTGACTCTGGATAACATGCACAGATTCACTACAGATTGCAATAATCTTAATATTGTGTTCAAATCTGAGCTCTGAATTCCATAGCTCTGAATTCTCCAAGCCCAAACAAAAGAGCAATCACCAAAGCATCCAAAAGAATCTAGTTGGGCCAATGCATTACAGTACAGGACAGTGTGTTTGgataaggtttgttttttttttttttttttttttttttttttacagttcagTTCTGGGCACAGTTCCCACTCAATCATTTCAGCATGCCAACACAATGAGCCTGCCATTTTGATGATTCATTGCActgaaaagaaagagataagTATACATGGTCATGCTGTTTACAGACTCTGAAGAAGTCTTTTTAAGATTCATGAAGGTATCTATTTCCACTTCTAAAGTCTCTTGACAAATACAGAACTATATTTACAGTTACGGTAGAGCTGGGGGTCCAAAAATTATAACgggaaaacatttaaaagctgaATCCTCTAAAATTAAACTTTGCAATTATAGTTGAGACTataaacaaagtaaaatgaaggaaacttaaaatttaagaagCAAATATATGCATATCAAGAACATAATTAAGAATTGTGTCAAACAcacatgtaaatatgtaaatcacaaataaatcaataaatatgttaGAATTCTGCTTTCATCTGTTGGATCCCAAATAGTTTAATAactgacaaatttattttttctcataaagtTAAAATGCTGTAAAATCTGGGATTAATATTCCTGAGGTCTAGCATTTGTTATTCTGCTTTAATATGCTATGATGCAGAATTTATCAAAGTTTATAAAAATCCAAAGTAATTCAagttttttcttagaaataataCACGTAATAtatcaaacattttatttcttatactttaaaagtttttaagGCACACTTACGAATACTAGGAGGGAAATAGAAGTATGAAAGTATATAGCACTGACTATGGTTCCATAGTCTGCAAGTGACTAATAGatatttatgtttaacttttttaaactaacaatactgtaatatataatgatatatacaGAATGATAttgcatttcttcattttcacttaGCCAATTCTTCTATGTTTAACTCTTAAAGATACAGAATactaaatatttcttaagtaaaTGCTGCAAACCGAAGCTCCTGCATAAAGAGATGAGCTCTTATTCTTCAAGGCCTCTAAAGTTAACTTAAAGAAAAGCAAGCTTTGTAACGGATATTATTGATGATatcatttggaaagaaaaattctagtcattctgcctttatttctttttgaatttacTAGATGCCAGCATAAACTTGTCAGGTTATGAATTTAGGGTATGATACATCATCCATCATGTGAAATTTCTCTAAAAtcgtttttaaaagataaatatttttaacattttcacaGGAAATTTGATACACATCCAGCATTTCAATGTAATTCCTTGACCAGGGACACAAACTAAAAAGATTTAAGCTgaagttttgctgtgaaccttgAAGCCCTATCATTACTGAAGGCTGGTAGTTGGAGTTTCTCGGTAATTGATATGTTTGTCCATTATCCCCAAACTATGGTTGATTTGTctttattactgaagaaagaatCTATATAGTAAAGAGTTGAATATTTGCTTATGAGATTATAAAACTCGTTTCTAAAAGCTCCTAATGAgaaaaagtttttactttttttcatgtaACTAAAACTAGAATCAATTATTTTGTTAGgttaaaaacattattctaaatTTAATTCTTCCCAATTCCCAAATACTATAGCAGTAGGGCAATTGTGTTTTTTTCAGAACTGTGAATTTTGATTGGAAATGACTAGGAGAAACAACTTATACAAAACCTTTCCTTAGATaatttgggaaatgtggtcttcTGATTATCAGTGAAAAGATTCAAAAAATGCAACCGAAAtgccaagaaaataatttttctttaaaacagcatggtttgtttttgtattgtgttttcttgactttttttgttgtgttttgcttttttcttatctAATCCTCACTATATACCTTCCTCTAATAATATCATTTCGTCACTGCTTTTGCTCCCTGTCAGGCACTTGCAGGCCTGGAATTGCACTGGGTTTTCAATGATAAAACACAAACAGTGGAAGCGTCAATCTCCGCTTTTGAGAATTGTCAGGTTGACTTAGTGCATTGAGTACACATACTAAAAGCACAGCACATAAAGAGTGAAAAAAACGTATAACATGTACTTTCTATGCATGTGACTTGAACAAATTAATTAACCCTCTTATTTCCTCAGTAATGAAACTAGTATAATAATAGACTTGTGAAGATTAAACCATTTAATACATTTCACTGGCTCATAATAAACACACAATAAAGATTaaacaataatagcaataatactgatgtaaagtaaaaatattaattctctgTCTACTGATAATTGCTCTAAAGTGTGGAAAAAGAGAGCTGGGTGGCCTTAGAGAGTGAAGATTGAAAAAAAAGGCTCTTTTCAGGCGAGGATTTATTAGGAAAGCAATTTGCATGTGGATGTTACATTCTCCCCATTCTTTAAAGTATTTGGTAAGCTTCCAATTCTCTGGGAAATTCTGAGTAAAAGACAAGCAGAAAACAAGATGTGTTTGCTGCATTCGGAGACTTCTTTACATAATCAGAAGTTAGTGAAGGGAATAAAAGAACATGCCAATGAAAGTTCAATGATCAGTATTGAAAAGGACTCTACTCTTTCCCTGGAAGTTCATCCATTTGTTCAAAAGcataaaataagtatttgaaattattaggtcctaataaaatgtttaaaaattcagtaaaaacCCAAAGAGAGTATTTTTATTGTGAGAAATTAACAGATCTATAGTGACAAACATTAATAAATGTACTTTTACAATGCTGTCCTTCtgtcaatatttttattgttcacTTTTGAAAGAGTAAGAGCATAGCTGGGATGAGAAAAATGTTTGGAATGCTAGTTCAAAATTTCCTATTACTCTAAAGATAGTTGGAAATTAAATTCAGTCTAACAATTTTGGAAACAAAATGCAGTTACTCTGTTTAACTTAACAACAGGTGGAAAtgcccacatttttattttctttggcaaGTGACATTTTTGTTGCAAAACTTAAATCGGTGCTTAATATTACAGagtattttaatgtttctatACAGCATGCTATTATATAAATGCAATAATTGTGATTATAAAATACTGGTCTAAAACTCTGTCATTTGGTGTATTGAAGCAGTAATGTATGTGTTGGTTGAATATAGCCACTCAGGGCCACAGTTCTAGATTCAAATAACTACTCTGCAATGTACTAG
This DNA window, taken from Macaca fascicularis isolate 582-1 chromosome 6, T2T-MFA8v1.1, encodes the following:
- the HTR1A gene encoding 5-hydroxytryptamine receptor 1A, whose amino-acid sequence is MDVLSPGQGNNTTSSPGPFETGGNTTGISDVTFSYQVITSLLLGTLIFCAVLGNACVVAAIALERSLQNVANYLIGSLAVTDLMVSVLVLPMAALYQVLNKWTLGQVTCDLFIALDVLCCTSSILHLCAIALDRYWAITDPIDYVNKRTPRRAAALISLTWLIGFLISIPPMLGWRTPEDRSDPDACTISKDHGYTIYSTFGAFYIPLLLMLVLYGRIFRAARFRIRKTVKKVEKTGADTRHGASPTPQPKKSVNGESGGRNWRLGVESKAGGALCANGAVRQGDDGAALEVIEVHRVGNSKEHLPLPSEVGSTPCASASFERKNERNHDAKRKMALARERKTVKTLGIIMGTFILCWLPFFIVALVLPFCESSCHMPTLLGAIINWLGYSNSLLNPVIYAYFNKDFQNAFKKIIKCKFCRQ